Below is a genomic region from Desulfonauticus submarinus.
TTTTTTCTTTTTAAAAGAAAATTAAAAAATGTTCGCAAAGAAGAAAGTTTGCGAGCCATAGAACTTTTTTGTAAATTTTTTGCATATAAGGAACTTAGATAGGATAAAATATCATTTTTTTCAATATGTTGAGGAGAATCGAGGGTTTTAGCAACTGATTGCAAATATGATTCAAAATCTATTAAATCCCTACCATAAGCACTTATGGTGGCTTTAGAATATCCTTTTTCTACATCTAAATAAGCTAAAAAGATTTGTAAGTTAATTGGTAGGTTTTCTTCTGTCCAAGACATAGCAACTTTTGGGGTTTTCTTTGGCAATTTTTTTAAGATTCATAGCAATTTGGGCAGCTTCTCCATAGTGTTTTAATTGCCCATAATTGAAAACTACGGCAATAGAAATAGCCATAAATGGAAATTCTCTGATATTACCTTGTCTATCTGTAGAGCGAATATAGCCATTTTCTCTATCTTTAGGATCATAAAAATTGGGCACAATGCTATCAAAACTGCTTATTATCATTTTACAGGCTTGCTCAACTTTTTGAGGAGATACAATAAAGACAAAATCGTCTCCTCCTACATGTCCGACAAAACTATTTTGTCCGCCAAAAGCCCTAATGGTGTTTACAATAATTCTGGCTGTCATCATAAGTACTTCATCGCCTCTAGAAAAGCCATATTTATCGTTAAAAGATTTAAAATAATCTAAATCAACATAGGCAAGGGCAAATTCTTTTTTTTGATCTATAAGGCTTTGAATTTTTTGAATAATAGACGTATTTCCTGGAAGTTTAGTGAGGGGATTGGCATCTAATGCCCTGGCTGCTCTACTGAGTACTAGATGTAAACGAGGTTCCACAATTGTAGGATTAATTGGTTTTAGAATAAAGTCATCAGCTTCTAGATGACAGAAATTTATGGATTTTAATTCATTTTGGTTTAGAATCAACACTACAGGAACTTGTCTATATACATTTTCACTTTTAAATAGACCTACAAGTTCAAATGCACTAATATCCTTTATTGCACTATCAATTAGAAGTAGCCCTGGGGGACTATTAAAAAGATATTCTATTGCTCCTGTTCCTCGTTCAAAGATAGACCAATTAGCTTCAG
It encodes:
- a CDS encoding GGDEF domain-containing response regulator, which translates into the protein MQKKDFFLISNSNDLFQELKKILPEANWSIFERGTGAIEYLFNSPPGLLLIDSAIKDISAFELVGLFKSENVYRQVPVVLILNQNELKSINFCHLEADDFILKPINPTIVEPRLHLVLSRAARALDANPLTKLPGNTSIIQKIQSLIDQKKEFALAYVDLDYFKSFNDKYGFSRGDEVLMMTARIIVNTIRAFGGQNSFVGHVGGDDFVFIVSPQKVEQACKMIISSFDSIVPNFYDPKDRENGYIRSTDRQGNIREFPFMAISIAVVFNYGQLKHYGEAAQIAMNLKKIAKENPKSCYVLDRRKPTN